The Candidatus Binatia bacterium sequence GCTGATCTGTCTTTATTTCGACAAGTGGCTTAACCACGGGCGCTGGCACAGCTTCCACAGTGAACGGGCCGGTTACGCGCGCGCGCGAGGTATCGATAAGTGGCTGATCGTATAGCGGCTCTTGGTCCGAAGGTTCGTTATTCGCAATATGCTTGAGTGTAATGTGCGGTACCGTCTTATACGCGAAACCGCTCCCAACACCTTCGTTCGGATGGGCGAGTCGGTAATAATCGAACACTGTGGTCATCAACCGCTGCTTGGCCAGCGTTAGCGCAACCCGAGAAGTATCGCAGGTAATCCAGCGGCGACCCCACTGCTCCGCAACATAAGCTGTCGTGCCGCTACCGCAAGTAATATCTAACGCCAAATCCCCCGGGTCCGTAGTCATGAGGACGCAACGTTCAATAGCCGTCGATGTAGTCTGAACTACGTAAATTCTGCTCCCAAACTCGATAGTGTCTTGCCATGAATTTGTCAGCGAGGTGTATCCGAAGTCACCGAGATACATTTTGTAATAAAGCTTGTCACCGAGAACAAAAAGTCGATTCGCCTTTTTTAGGTTCTCGATGCCAGCCGGCGTCGTGCGCCAGCTTTTGCCTCCGCTCGTCTTGAAGACTCGTCCATTAAACTCGAGAGGAAAAGTGCAGGATGGTGTGTAACCGGAAGATGCCAGATCGGAACGTTTAAAGACCTTAAACTTTTTTGCGGTAGTCGCGAAATCAATAATCTCTTCGGCAGTTAGCCGGCGGAAGCCTCCGTCAGGTGTATCGGCGAAAACAAACTCAGAGCCCGGACCAACAGTTTTTGGGACAAAGAGGTTGCGGTACTTCAGCTTCTTAATGTCTTTCGCATACCAGCAAAGGTAGTCGAAGACGCTTTCGATGTTGCCGGACTCCAAAGGCATCATTGTCTTGAAGTTAACAACGGCCACTAAGTTTTCAGGTTTAAAAGTTTCGTCCAGAAGGGAACGAACCCTATGAAGGTTTTCATCGCTTATCTGCACAAAGATGGAACCCGTCTCGTTAAGAAGTTCGTGAGTCAACAGCAGACGATCACGCATGTAGCTCAGGTAGGAATGTATCCCCAATTCCCAGGTATCACGGAAAGCTTTGATCATCTCTGGTTCAGCGGTGAGATCTTCGTCTTTCCCGTCCTCGACTTTGCGCTTGTTCACAAACGGCTGAAAGTTAGAGCCGTAGCGAATGCCATACGGTGGGTCGATGTAGATCATCTGAACCTGACCGGCCATGCCTTCTTTTTCCAAGAGAGAATTCATCACCAGCAGAGAATCGCCGGCGATCAAACGGTTCGACCAGTTGTGCGGATGCTTATAGAATTCGATTGCCTCGCGTAGCGGTGGGTTTTCTTCTTTCGATTCGAACAGCGAACCTTGAACAGGAACCCCTTCACCGTTTTTCTTGCGCACTGCCTCGATGATCGTTCGCGGATCGATGCGCTCGTGAACGTGTAGAGAGACCGTCGGCACTTCAAATGAAGCTCTCTCCGCTTTTCCGGCCCAAACCAACTGCGGATCGAGGTGTGGATCGTAGGCGTAAGTCTTCTTCCCGGTTTCCTTATCCGTCTCCGGCGTGACCAACCCGACCGGCGGATTGTTAACCCGCTTCTTCCCCTTGTGATCGTATTGCTCGATGGGCTTTTTCTTGGGTGTGCTTTGTTTCGTCGGCTTGGCCATTCACTTCCTCTCGAATGGAAGCTTTTAAGTCCGTCCGCGGCGACGCCTATGAAACGGATTACCCGATATTACGCGACAGCCCGGTCTTCTGACAAGCGAAAATTGCGCGATCGATAGAGTTGCCAAATGGACTCTTGAAGAGTAAGGATATCCAGATTTAGAGGTCACGAATCCGTTGCGGACTGTTCAGCGCCTCAAAGCCAATGCCTACCTGAGAAGAATGAAGACTGGAAGAACTAAACCCGCGATTTTTAAATGCGAGGACGAGCAAGGGAACGAAGTCGGCGAATTTGTGGTAAAAATGCGCGCTGGAACCGAAGCGGGTGTCACTGGTCTGACGTGTGAGTTGGTTTCCTCATTACTGGCCGAGGAGCTAGGAATCACGACACCCGTACCCGCTATCGTAGAGATCAACCCGGCGATCGGAAAACTTCTCGGCTCGCAAGATTCTGAGGTTGCACAGATTATCAGAAAAAGCCCCGGACTCAACTTTGGCTCTCAAGTGTTGACCGGCGGCTACGGCGTTATTCCGATCGAAAAGAGTATCCCGGCTTCTATTCGACCATTAGCCGCAGATATCTTTGCGTTTGACGCCTGCATTCAAAATCCGGATCGTAAGGTCAACAATCAGAACTTGCTCTGGAAGGCCGACGAAATCTTCGTGATCGATCATGAACTGGCTTTCTCTTTTTTATTTCTTATCGGCGCTCCGACTGTCGCTTGGAAATTAGAAGGCGCGCCTGGTGACTTTCTAAAAGAACATGTCTTCTATCGAGAGCTTAAAGGACAGGCCATCGATCTGGACCGCTTTGAAGGCGCCTTGAACGCGATCTCGGATGGTCACCTGGCTACTATGTTTGACCAGATTCCAAAGGAATGGGAGAATGATCATGTTTCTAGAATCTCCGGTCACCTAAAGAGCGTGCGCGACCACTCGGCCGAATTTGTGAATCAGGTAAAATGGAGGCTCGTATGAAGACTTCCTATACTTTTAGCGTTTTAAGATATGTACATGATCCGGTGACTGGAGAGTTTGTCAATATTGGAGTGGCGCTCTATGCGCGGGATGCGAAATATCTCAGCGCGATCTGCGCATCTCACTACCAGCGGTTGTCTCAATTGTTTGGGTCTATTGATGGCGAGCACTTCCGTCAGATAACAAGGTTCATACAAAGTCGCATCGAGGGGGTAGGTCAACGACTAAAATCCGAATTACCGTTCAAAAATCCGCCGAAAAACATCGAGGACGTTTTGGCCCAAGTTTTACCTCCCGATGACAGTGCCATTCAATTTTCTAGCGCGGGAGGCGGATTCACCAATGACCCGGGGAAAACGCTAGCTGAATTGTACCACCGGTACGTAGAACATTACGTGGGAAAGCCTACACGACCAAGCCGAGACGACGAAGAAGTATGGAAGGTCTTTAAGACTCCACTGGAAAAACGGCAAGTCATAAAGCACCTACGGCCCAAGCGCATCGTTGCGCCCAACTACGACTACGAGTTTACACGGGCGAGGAAAAACGAGGTATGGCATGCCTATGAACCCGTATCTTTTGATCTTGTCGAAGCCAGTTCAATTAAAGATAAGGCCAACAACTGGTTGGGGAGAGTCACCACATTGGCTGAAAGTAAGGACAAATTTAGGCTACATTTGCTTCTGGGTGGTCCGAGAGAATCGCACCTTCAGAGGGCGTACGTGCAGGCGAAGAACATTCTTCACAAGATGCCGGCTAAGCCGGAATTCATAGAAGAGGATGAGGCGGAAGAGTTCGCGGACGAGCTGAAGAAAGAAATCGAGAAGCACGGCGAGTAATACTGAGAAAACGGCAAGACCTTCGCGGAGCAAAGAGCGGGAGGAAGGACGATAGACGTAGAGCGCCAAGCGCTAGGCGGCGGTTGCTTTTTGGCAGGCCTGAGTCTAGACTTTTTTCCGTGCTGGCGAACAAGAGACCTTTTTTTGCCCGCTACACCACCTCGTTGTGGATTCGTTTTCTCCGCTTTAATCTCGTCTCCAATAAGAGGCTGCAAGACGATCTGGAGCGGCTCGATCTCACGCCGCCGCAGTTTTACGTGCTCGCCACCATCGGCTACGCCGGCGGCTTACCCTTCGGCGAGATCGGCGAAAAGATGATGGTCACGGTGAGCAACCTGACCGGCATCGTCGACCGCCTGGAGGAGAAACGCCTCGTGGTGCGCGAGCGCGATGCTCACGACCGCCGCGTGGTACGGGTCACGCTCACTGACAAAGGACTCAAGGTCTACCGGAACACCATCCCTCTCTTTGAAAAAAGCATTTCCCAATTTTTCTCGCCCCTCAACAAAAACCAGCAGAAAGAGCTTGCCGCGCTCCTCCGCAAGCTGATCCGCGTCACCTCGACGGCGTAAAAAATAGTTTCGAGTTCCGAGTCTCGGGTTGCGGGTTTAACGCGAAACACGAAACTCGAAACTCACGGTAGCGGTGAGCGTTGACTCTTGAATTCTACGGATATAGTTTACGTGTTAACTATCTATGGCCGAGAAGATTAAAACCCTGTCTGGCCTCGAGCGCGTGAAGCGCTGGCTCTACGCCAAAGACATCGAAGAGCGAAGCTCGGGTTGCGTGCTTTGCGGCTCCTGCTACGGCCACGGCCCGATCAATCCGATGGAAGACGAGCCCGGCCCAAAAACTAAATGTCCGCCGTATGAATTCTACCGCTTCCAGCGCCACACGCCGAAGTCGCGCTGGCTCATGTCACAGCGCGTTTTTCACGGCCTTGACGCGATCACGCCGGAGCTGAAAGAAGTCGTTTACACTTGCACGACCTGTCTCATGTGCCAGGAGATTTGCGGCGTGCGCAATGACGGCGCCGGCCCGTGGGATATCACGGTCGCGATGCGCGAAGAGATCGCTGAGAAAGAAGGCCCGCTCGAAGCGCATCGCCCGCTGCTCGAAGGTCTGAAGCAGCACAACAATCCCTGGGCGCAGCCGAAAGAAAAGCGCGGCGCGTGGGCCGATGGACTGGGTTTAAAAAAGTTAGGCGACGGCAAAGCGACGACGCTCCTCTTCGCCGGTTGCTCCGCCGACCGGCCCGAAGGCCGTGCCGGCGCCGTCGCCCTCGCCAAGCTGATGAAAAATGCCGGCGAAGATTTCGTCATCCTCGGCGAGCGCGAGAGCTGCTGCGGCCTGTACGCGCGCGATCTCGGCTTTCGCGACGAGTACGCGCGCTTGCAAGAGGGGAATCTGAAAACCGTCAGGCAAGCCGGCATCCGCGCGATCGTGACGGCGTGCGGCAGTTGCCGCCGCATCTGGGGCGAGTATCCCAAAGAAGAACTCAAGGACGTGAAGGTTTTGCACGCCGTCGAGTATCTGGAAAAGCTGGTTCAGGAAGGGCGGCTCCGCTTCAATAAACCGATCAAGAAAAAGGTCGCTTATCACGATCCCTGCCATCTCGGCCGAGGCGCCGGCGTTTACGACGCCCCGCGAAATATTCTCCGCGCGATACCCGGCGTCGAGCTGGTGGAGATGCCGCGCAACCGCCGCTGGTCCTGGTGCTGCGGCGGCGGAGGCGGCGTGCCGGAGGCGTTTCCGGATCTCGCCAAATGGAACGCCGAAGACCGTCTGCGCGAAGCGAAAGAGACCGGCGCAGAGTTGGTTATAACGACCAGCGCCGTCTGTCTCCGCAGCTTCGCTCTCGCCGAAAATCCTCTGCCGGTCCAAGAATTGCTGGAGTTCGTCTCCCAAGGTCTGTAGCCATGATGAAAGAGCCGCACTTCACTCCGGCCCGGATGCTCTCGATGCTGGGCCTCAAATCCGACTCTCTCGGCCGCTACGCCTTGATCCCCGGTCCGAAAGAGCGGAGCGATATGATCCGCGGCCTGCTCCAGAACCCGAAGAAAAATTTTTCTTTTCTCGATTACGAGATGTACACCGGCGCTTACGACGGAAAACAAGTGACGGTCGGCAACGGCGGGCGCTATGCGCCGGATACGGCGATCACGACGGAAATTCTCTGCGCTGGCGGCGCCGAGACGCTCGTGCGCATCGGGAGCTGTGGCTCGCTGCAAGACAAGATCAAGGTCGGCGATCTGGTGATCGTGACCGGCGCGCGCCGCGGCGAGGGAACCACGGACTATTATGTGGCAAAAAATTTTTCCACGGTCGCCGATCCCGGCATCGTGAGCGCGCTGGAACGAGCGGCGAAAAACGCCGGCGTGCGCTATCATATCGGCTCGGTTTTCACCACCGACGCGCTGTTCCAGGAAACGCCCGAGCTGATCGGCGATCTCGAGCGGCAAGGGATCGCCGCCATCGACATGGTCACTTCGGCATTCCTCACCATCGCGCAGGTGCGCGGCAAGAAGGCCGGCGCCATTCTCGCGGTCTCTGACGAATGCCTTTGTGGAAAGTTCGGCTTCCGCGATCCCGCCTTTTTGCAAACGGAAGAGAAGATGGTCGAAGTCGCCCTCAAAGCCCTCCAGTACATGGATTGATTGGCCTATGGAGACGCTTTCATTATCAAAGCCCGCCTGGGAGCCTCTCTCCGGTCCGATGCGATACGTCTGTGTTACGCGGCACGAGACTTCTAAGGGAAAATCTGGAGTACGCTTGACGCTTCTTGTCCCACGCATCTTCCCTTCGAGAGACTCCCAGGCAGGCTTTGGCGGATGAGCCTTCTTCAACGGCTGAATATGGAAGCCAAGCAAAGCCCGCTCTTCCAGCCCGTTCTGTGGGAAGGCGGGCGCTTCAAGATCCTCGACGAGACGCTGCTGCCCTGGAAGAGCGACTATATTGAAGTGAGCGATCTCTCCGAGGCGCTTAGCGCCGTTAAGGAGATGAAAACGCGCGCCTTCGGGCAAGTGTTGACCTTTTTTTACGCGGCGGCGCTCGTCGCGCGCGGCGGGGACGGGCGGAGCGGCGCGGCTCTCAAAGAGCGTCTCGGGCGCCTGGCGGATGAGTTCATCGCCGTGCGGCCGACTTTCGACTTCAAAGGCCTCGCCGGATACTACGAGCCATGGTTCGAGCGGATGCCCGCCGGCAACGACGCGGGCGGCTGGTTCGAAGGAAAAATCCATGAGCTGGTTTCCGGGGTCATGAAGTCGCGCTCGCAGAGAGCGAAGAATGCCGCCGAGCTTTTGCCCGAGTCGTGCCGGCTTCTCACCCACTGCAACGTCAGCGGCGAGATCGTCGCCGTCGCGCGTTGGTGCCGGGCGATGGGAAAAAAATTGCGCGTGATCGCGACCGAGACGCGGCCTTACCTTCAGGGGTCGCGCTTGACGGCATGGGAGTTGGCCGAGGCCGGCGTCGAAGTGGAATTGATTCCGGATTCGGCCGTGGCTCAGGTCATCGCCGGCGGCAAAGCCGACGCCGTGTTGGTGGGGGCGGACCGCTCGGCGCGGAACGGCGACATCATCAATAAGGTGGGAACCTATCCGATCGCCGTCGTCGCCAAGGAATACGGCGTGCCGTTCCATGTTCTGGTCCAGCCGCCGGGCAACCTCCAGAGCGGCGACGGAGTCGAGATCGAAGAGCGGCCGGCAAGCGAGCTGTTCGAGTTGCAGGGCCGCTCGCTGTTGGAGGGGCCGATCGCAGGCCGCTATCCGGCGTTCGACGTGACGCCGGCGCGACTGATCTCGCGCCTGATCGATTTCGACGGCAACTATACGACCGAGAGCTTCAGGCAAAAATATCAGCAGGATATTTCAGCCGAACAGGATAGAAAGAAAAACGGGCCGAGCTACCTGTTGATTTACGGAATACCCGAAGCTTCAGGCTACAGCTTTTTAGGCCACGCGCTTGCGGGCGAAGATGCGCAGCACATTTTATTGCCGGAGATGCGTCCCGAGCTGTGGGGATTGCACGTCATCGCCAAAGGGCTCACGCAGCAAAACGTTCCGTTCAAGCTCATCTCCGACAACATGATGGGGACGTTTTTCGCTCAAGGAGCGATCCGGCGGGTCTATCTTTTTTATACTGAATTCGCCGACAAGGGGCCGGTCGGGATCTCGGGCTCGCTCTACGCCGTCCTGCTGGCGCGCGCGCACGGCGTTTCGGTCAAGCTGCTCGCGTCCAAGCCGGTTTC is a genomic window containing:
- a CDS encoding site-specific DNA-methyltransferase, producing the protein MAKPTKQSTPKKKPIEQYDHKGKKRVNNPPVGLVTPETDKETGKKTYAYDPHLDPQLVWAGKAERASFEVPTVSLHVHERIDPRTIIEAVRKKNGEGVPVQGSLFESKEENPPLREAIEFYKHPHNWSNRLIAGDSLLVMNSLLEKEGMAGQVQMIYIDPPYGIRYGSNFQPFVNKRKVEDGKDEDLTAEPEMIKAFRDTWELGIHSYLSYMRDRLLLTHELLNETGSIFVQISDENLHRVRSLLDETFKPENLVAVVNFKTMMPLESGNIESVFDYLCWYAKDIKKLKYRNLFVPKTVGPGSEFVFADTPDGGFRRLTAEEIIDFATTAKKFKVFKRSDLASSGYTPSCTFPLEFNGRVFKTSGGKSWRTTPAGIENLKKANRLFVLGDKLYYKMYLGDFGYTSLTNSWQDTIEFGSRIYVVQTTSTAIERCVLMTTDPGDLALDITCGSGTTAYVAEQWGRRWITCDTSRVALTLAKQRLMTTVFDYYRLAHPNEGVGSGFAYKTVPHITLKHIANNEPSDQEPLYDQPLIDTSRARVTGPFTVEAVPAPVVKPLVEIKTDQPADESIARSGETLRQAEWRDELLKSGIRGKKGQYILFSRVEPLPGTRWLHAEAETKPNDKGADRVKESEVMYGKPQRVVISFGPEHAPLEQKQVELAIEEAQTLVPKPKIIVFAAFQFDPEAAKDIDETDWPGVTLLKVQMNADLLTEDLKRKRASNESFWLIGQPDITLQKIKDGKDKGKYRVEVMGFDYYNTKTGTIDSGGNDKIAMWMLDTDYDGRSLLPRQIFFPMAGENDGWSRLAKNLKAEIDEELIEAYRGTVSLPFEPGKHKRVAVKIVDDRGIESLRLIEVD
- a CDS encoding HipA family kinase; this translates as MKTGRTKPAIFKCEDEQGNEVGEFVVKMRAGTEAGVTGLTCELVSSLLAEELGITTPVPAIVEINPAIGKLLGSQDSEVAQIIRKSPGLNFGSQVLTGGYGVIPIEKSIPASIRPLAADIFAFDACIQNPDRKVNNQNLLWKADEIFVIDHELAFSFLFLIGAPTVAWKLEGAPGDFLKEHVFYRELKGQAIDLDRFEGALNAISDGHLATMFDQIPKEWENDHVSRISGHLKSVRDHSAEFVNQVKWRLV
- a CDS encoding DUF3037 domain-containing protein, whose product is MKTSYTFSVLRYVHDPVTGEFVNIGVALYARDAKYLSAICASHYQRLSQLFGSIDGEHFRQITRFIQSRIEGVGQRLKSELPFKNPPKNIEDVLAQVLPPDDSAIQFSSAGGGFTNDPGKTLAELYHRYVEHYVGKPTRPSRDDEEVWKVFKTPLEKRQVIKHLRPKRIVAPNYDYEFTRARKNEVWHAYEPVSFDLVEASSIKDKANNWLGRVTTLAESKDKFRLHLLLGGPRESHLQRAYVQAKNILHKMPAKPEFIEEDEAEEFADELKKEIEKHGE
- a CDS encoding MarR family transcriptional regulator; amino-acid sequence: MLANKRPFFARYTTSLWIRFLRFNLVSNKRLQDDLERLDLTPPQFYVLATIGYAGGLPFGEIGEKMMVTVSNLTGIVDRLEEKRLVVRERDAHDRRVVRVTLTDKGLKVYRNTIPLFEKSISQFFSPLNKNQQKELAALLRKLIRVTSTA
- a CDS encoding (Fe-S)-binding protein, with amino-acid sequence MAEKIKTLSGLERVKRWLYAKDIEERSSGCVLCGSCYGHGPINPMEDEPGPKTKCPPYEFYRFQRHTPKSRWLMSQRVFHGLDAITPELKEVVYTCTTCLMCQEICGVRNDGAGPWDITVAMREEIAEKEGPLEAHRPLLEGLKQHNNPWAQPKEKRGAWADGLGLKKLGDGKATTLLFAGCSADRPEGRAGAVALAKLMKNAGEDFVILGERESCCGLYARDLGFRDEYARLQEGNLKTVRQAGIRAIVTACGSCRRIWGEYPKEELKDVKVLHAVEYLEKLVQEGRLRFNKPIKKKVAYHDPCHLGRGAGVYDAPRNILRAIPGVELVEMPRNRRWSWCCGGGGGVPEAFPDLAKWNAEDRLREAKETGAELVITTSAVCLRSFALAENPLPVQELLEFVSQGL